One Bacteroidota bacterium genomic window carries:
- a CDS encoding polysaccharide biosynthesis protein, producing the protein MSISEIAIRRRILILLHRVRKIASEKNSPRWIIFSADAIISLLGVLLGYFIRFGFRMHEINYENVLFAAILIVFVRLVFSVVFKIYAHIIRYTSLHDIKRVFTTVSSGTLTILAAVFIMRHFSWGFTIPLSVIVMEFFFTMFLMINLRLFIRYIYILLTNMDLDSKSVIIIGSKELALMLKETIELHPREKYKIIAFADSLVPSRKKRLAGLNIYNLEELKYLIEKYDVSHFVIAKREISRGEKELVGSIAKKYGITMLTAPDLWHLENTGSLRIEEIKMEELLEREPIQLEKDHIRNYLNGKNVLITGAAGSIGSELVRQIATYNPKNLILIDQAESPLYDIELEILESLGFKNISVILADILNKSRIEKVFRTFKPDVVYHAAAYKHVPMMENNPIEAFENNVMGSRILSDLAHQYKVDKFIMVSTDKAVNPTGIMGATKRMSEIYIQALNQHSDTNFITTRFGNVLNSNGSVIPRFLKQIKEGGPVTVTHPDITRFFMTIPEACQLVLEASVMGKGGEIFLFDMGKAVRILDLAKNLIKSTGFVLGRDIEISFTGLRPGEKLYEELLMETENNKPTHHPKIKIAEVCEQNFEEVMNHLDKFNFPVESQNINEVVKLMKEMVPTYKSKNSVFEKLDQAI; encoded by the coding sequence ATGAGTATCTCAGAAATAGCAATACGCCGACGAATTCTTATACTCCTGCACCGGGTGCGCAAAATCGCCTCCGAAAAAAACAGTCCCCGTTGGATAATTTTTTCGGCCGATGCTATTATCAGCCTGCTGGGTGTATTACTGGGGTATTTTATACGTTTTGGTTTCAGAATGCATGAAATAAACTACGAGAACGTCCTGTTTGCTGCCATTCTCATTGTATTTGTAAGGCTAGTCTTTTCAGTAGTTTTTAAGATTTATGCCCACATTATTCGATATACCAGCCTGCACGATATCAAACGGGTTTTTACAACCGTTTCAAGCGGCACACTCACCATTCTTGCAGCTGTATTTATCATGCGCCACTTTTCGTGGGGGTTTACAATACCACTTTCGGTAATAGTGATGGAATTTTTCTTTACCATGTTCCTCATGATTAACCTTCGGCTTTTCATACGGTACATCTATATACTCCTCACCAATATGGACCTCGACAGTAAATCGGTTATTATCATTGGCAGCAAAGAGCTGGCCCTGATGCTAAAAGAAACCATCGAGCTACACCCACGCGAGAAGTATAAAATTATTGCTTTTGCCGATTCCTTGGTGCCATCGAGAAAAAAACGGCTGGCTGGGTTAAATATTTACAACCTGGAAGAACTGAAATACCTGATTGAAAAATACGATGTATCGCATTTTGTCATTGCCAAACGTGAAATAAGCCGTGGCGAAAAAGAACTTGTGGGAAGCATTGCCAAGAAATACGGTATTACTATGCTCACAGCCCCCGATTTGTGGCACCTCGAAAATACCGGCAGTCTGCGCATCGAAGAAATTAAGATGGAAGAACTGCTGGAGCGCGAACCTATTCAGCTCGAAAAAGACCACATACGCAATTACCTCAACGGGAAAAATGTGTTGATAACCGGTGCTGCAGGTTCTATCGGAAGCGAGCTGGTCAGACAAATTGCAACCTACAATCCCAAAAACCTTATCCTGATCGACCAGGCAGAATCGCCCCTTTATGATATCGAGTTGGAAATACTCGAAAGCTTGGGTTTTAAAAACATTTCAGTCATACTAGCTGATATTCTTAATAAAAGTCGCATCGAAAAGGTATTCAGGACTTTTAAACCCGATGTGGTTTACCATGCAGCGGCCTATAAGCATGTGCCTATGATGGAAAACAACCCCATCGAAGCCTTTGAAAACAATGTAATGGGAAGCAGGATTCTTTCCGATCTGGCCCACCAGTACAAGGTAGACAAGTTTATTATGGTTTCGACCGACAAAGCCGTGAATCCTACCGGCATTATGGGAGCTACCAAAAGGATGTCCGAAATCTATATTCAGGCCCTGAACCAGCACAGCGATACTAATTTTATCACAACCCGCTTTGGAAATGTACTCAACTCCAATGGCTCGGTAATACCCCGCTTCTTAAAACAAATCAAAGAGGGTGGCCCTGTAACCGTTACCCACCCAGATATTACCCGCTTTTTTATGACCATACCCGAGGCCTGCCAATTGGTACTTGAAGCCAGTGTAATGGGTAAGGGAGGTGAGATATTCCTTTTCGACATGGGTAAAGCAGTGAGGATACTTGATCTGGCCAAGAACCTCATTAAATCGACCGGTTTTGTGCTTGGCCGCGACATTGAAATTAGTTTTACCGGACTGCGCCCTGGCGAAAAGCTTTATGAAGAATTGCTGATGGAAACAGAAAACAACAAACCTACCCACCATCCGAAAATAAAAATAGCCGAGGTGTGCGAACAGAATTTTGAAGAAGTAATGAACCACCTTGACAAATTCAATTTCCCGGTAGAATCTCAGAATATTAATGAAGTGGTGAAGCTGATGAAAGAGATGGTGCCTACCTACAAATCGAAAAATTCGGTATTCGAAAAACTAGACCAAGCCATCTGA
- a CDS encoding ATP-binding cassette domain-containing protein — MRTFANLYAEKLLYYEHNVAGDDDSLFLQSFHKPFLLREQILIELSDKLQAYLIILGWTNQFKIPFQDIVLKLAAQLELPSMLADKTKDFVFSPSTLFQNNFYLKLVPEGNDATEQLEGDWVDSNKPEEIKTEEKLIIKDIKYPIEAFYLVELNAFLLSAENVSGTLRKNNSVFPGPYFLLQLEDSLHTPENIEINFSILKEKLIEKIFENRFFLFADNVAIHIKENYSIKAFSMLACPGQLIGVVGKEGSGKTTLLRMLAGYQKPGFGAIYLNAFNIFKNKYQLAGIMGYVPEEDFLFEELTVIENIELTARLHLGNSSYAERKELVGRVLSDLRLTAIQHLVVGSIEEKILQPGQRRLVNIALELIRQPEILIVDNARSGLSISDATLVVECLSSLTFRGMLIITSITQTSPEVFVNFDSLFVLGDQGYPLFYGPRHKTLAHFVKYIPKGIRPRYNQKYHFISNDILEVIELRQQKLRSELNLELPAEKVMYDDFKKNEPKDISFRKQKNILPAIKFPTARLEQQYRSYSLRIFKIKLARRKELVFTILAAPILAFFYSILLRQDFTSAYQFSENKNIPGYFYLSILTCLFLGLIQTALEIIQERKILIKEDHLNLSMFSYINAKLTYHLLLILLQTFLFTALGNSILQIKGMLFYHWMVYFGVAASGVFAGLFISATHTSTRFVFYKTIPLFILFCLLLGGGWLPLDKIKRQQKKYPPLVAELSVSKWAYEAIMVQQFAANPYEKHFFKADKNIRNGAFQAQQVLPYLESKLNYVGRYPKLKTDTIRHMLFAIQNQFEFYEQTEDIFPFEYTRELNMQPTSMVILSETAEYLDYLVYHFARTFQNGIFQKQTIADSLQNLFGTQYIEQLEKKHQNNKVKESVLNSHAEIAFEVQKGMLYQYSDPVFQNPGNNFGRAQMFQAEKMFNGQVISTFEFNLSVIWSLNLFIYLLLITKIPTRLAWSMQ; from the coding sequence ATGAGAACTTTCGCAAATTTATATGCTGAAAAACTTCTTTATTACGAACACAACGTTGCCGGTGATGACGACTCGCTTTTTTTGCAAAGCTTTCATAAACCATTCCTCTTGCGCGAGCAGATACTTATTGAACTAAGCGACAAACTTCAAGCCTACCTCATTATACTAGGCTGGACGAATCAATTTAAAATTCCATTCCAGGACATTGTATTAAAACTGGCTGCGCAACTCGAATTGCCTTCGATGCTGGCAGATAAGACAAAAGATTTTGTTTTCAGCCCAAGTACATTGTTTCAGAATAATTTTTATCTAAAACTAGTACCCGAAGGTAACGATGCAACTGAACAGCTAGAAGGTGACTGGGTAGATAGCAATAAACCAGAAGAGATAAAAACGGAAGAAAAGCTGATTATAAAAGACATAAAATATCCGATTGAGGCCTTTTATCTGGTGGAGCTAAATGCCTTTCTCCTTTCGGCAGAGAATGTTTCTGGAACTTTGCGTAAAAACAATTCGGTTTTTCCGGGGCCATATTTCCTGCTTCAGCTGGAAGATTCACTCCATACCCCTGAAAACATCGAGATAAACTTTTCTATTCTAAAAGAAAAACTGATAGAAAAGATTTTTGAGAACCGTTTTTTTCTATTTGCCGACAATGTAGCCATTCACATTAAGGAAAATTACAGCATCAAAGCCTTCTCCATGCTGGCCTGTCCGGGGCAACTTATTGGTGTTGTAGGTAAAGAAGGTTCGGGAAAAACAACCCTGTTACGAATGCTGGCCGGCTATCAAAAACCGGGCTTTGGTGCAATCTACCTCAATGCCTTCAATATTTTTAAAAACAAATACCAATTGGCAGGCATCATGGGGTATGTGCCGGAAGAAGATTTTCTTTTCGAGGAACTTACCGTAATTGAGAATATTGAACTCACAGCGCGCCTGCACTTGGGAAATAGCAGCTATGCCGAGAGGAAAGAACTTGTCGGGCGTGTTTTATCCGATTTAAGGCTCACAGCTATTCAACACCTGGTAGTGGGAAGTATTGAGGAGAAAATACTTCAACCCGGACAGCGAAGGCTGGTGAATATCGCCCTTGAACTCATCAGACAACCCGAAATTCTGATTGTAGATAACGCCCGTTCCGGTCTGAGTATAAGCGATGCGACACTAGTCGTAGAGTGCTTGTCTTCACTCACTTTCCGCGGAATGCTAATAATAACCTCCATCACCCAAACATCACCGGAAGTATTTGTCAATTTCGACAGCCTCTTCGTTCTCGGAGATCAGGGATACCCTTTGTTTTATGGCCCACGGCATAAAACACTTGCTCATTTTGTAAAATACATTCCCAAAGGCATTCGTCCACGCTACAACCAAAAGTACCATTTTATCTCCAACGACATTCTGGAAGTAATTGAGCTGAGACAGCAAAAACTGAGGTCGGAATTAAACCTGGAGTTACCTGCAGAAAAAGTCATGTACGATGATTTTAAGAAAAATGAGCCCAAGGATATTTCTTTTCGAAAGCAAAAAAATATTTTACCTGCAATAAAATTTCCTACTGCAAGGCTCGAACAACAATACCGGTCTTATTCGTTGAGAATCTTCAAAATAAAACTTGCCCGTCGCAAGGAACTTGTATTTACCATACTTGCCGCGCCAATTCTTGCATTTTTCTATTCCATTCTTCTCCGCCAGGATTTTACCAGTGCCTATCAGTTTTCAGAAAACAAAAATATACCAGGCTATTTTTATCTGAGTATTCTTACTTGCCTCTTTCTTGGATTAATACAAACCGCCCTCGAGATTATTCAGGAACGAAAAATACTGATTAAAGAAGACCATTTAAATTTGAGCATGTTTTCTTACATCAATGCAAAATTGACTTATCACCTTCTGCTTATCTTGCTTCAGACTTTTCTTTTCACGGCATTGGGCAACAGCATTTTACAAATCAAAGGCATGCTTTTTTATCACTGGATGGTGTATTTCGGTGTGGCGGCATCGGGGGTGTTTGCAGGTTTATTTATTTCTGCCACGCATACTTCGACACGCTTTGTATTTTACAAGACAATACCCTTGTTTATCTTATTCTGCCTTTTACTTGGAGGGGGTTGGCTTCCCCTTGATAAAATTAAGCGGCAACAAAAGAAATATCCTCCTTTGGTTGCAGAACTTTCAGTTAGCAAATGGGCATATGAGGCAATTATGGTTCAACAGTTCGCAGCCAATCCATACGAGAAGCATTTTTTTAAAGCCGATAAAAACATACGAAACGGTGCCTTCCAGGCGCAACAAGTTTTACCTTATCTCGAAAGTAAGCTAAACTATGTGGGGCGTTACCCAAAACTAAAAACCGATACTATCCGACATATGCTTTTTGCAATACAAAATCAATTTGAATTTTACGAACAAACCGAAGATATTTTTCCGTTTGAATACACCCGCGAGTTAAACATGCAACCCACAAGCATGGTAATTCTGAGCGAAACCGCCGAATACCTCGACTACCTGGTATATCATTTTGCACGAACGTTTCAGAATGGAATCTTTCAAAAGCAAACAATTGCCGACAGTCTTCAAAACCTATTTGGAACCCAATATATTGAGCAACTTGAAAAAAAACATCAAAACAATAAAGTGAAAGAATCTGTTTTGAATAGCCATGCAGAAATTGCTTTCGAGGTGCAAAAGGGAATGCTTTACCAATATTCCGACCCGGTTTTTCAGAATCCCGGAAATAATTTCGGTAGAGCACAAATGTTTCAGGCCGAAAAAATGTTCAATGGACAGGTCATCTCTACCTTCGAATTTAACCTTTCGGTAATTTGGAGCCTGAACCTGTTTATTTACCTGCTGCTCATCACAAAAATTCCTACCCGGTTGGCGTGGAGCATGCAGTAA
- a CDS encoding M1 family metallopeptidase, with product MKLFRSIIFICVLFLPASRSLHAQMECSMDNYDVKFYALDLTLSDTNTNLHGSASIGMEIVSPSDLICLELGNQLKVESVMHNGKDVFFSHANDLLEVKGIFLPGMFDTIKVFYHGDGNSKDQFGALFNYSYATLGGFTYSLTEPYSTKYWFPCKQNIADKADSVFLNISVPKHLKVGSNGVLIDVVDIDSGFHQFQWKSLYPTSYFLVSVSVGNYIDYSFEVELPYAETSLPVVNYIYNDSIYLRTNKPDIDTTAHLIRLFSELFGPYPFIKEKYGHCVAPMGGGMEHQTMTTLGNFGFDLVAHELAHQWFGNMVSCSHWNHIWIHEGFASYCEYLALEFSGYPDEAALWLEDAMERASQAHYGSVYIPDSLVNDVSRIFSHQLSYKKGAVLVHMLRCEINNDTLFFDLLKAFLQEYAYRVASADDFKMLAETITGRSFEMFFRQWYYGSGYPIIEAEWQQCGEILKIRVQQSPIKGSSSDFFQFSLPCLVTTEIGDTLVYLELYAVESEFEINLKQSVHEIMPDPENNYLIQTDRINQKPCNDD from the coding sequence ATGAAACTATTCCGTTCAATTATATTTATCTGTGTTTTATTTCTTCCTGCATCGAGAAGTCTTCATGCTCAAATGGAATGCAGCATGGATAATTACGATGTAAAATTTTATGCTCTCGACCTGACTTTATCTGATACAAATACAAACCTGCACGGCTCTGCATCTATTGGGATGGAAATTGTGTCTCCATCCGACTTGATTTGTTTAGAATTGGGCAATCAGCTTAAGGTGGAAAGTGTGATGCACAATGGTAAAGATGTATTTTTTTCGCATGCCAATGATTTGCTGGAAGTGAAAGGGATTTTTCTGCCAGGTATGTTCGATACAATTAAAGTATTTTACCATGGCGATGGTAACAGCAAAGACCAGTTTGGTGCTCTCTTTAATTACTCTTATGCTACATTGGGTGGCTTTACCTATTCGCTCACCGAACCCTATTCGACTAAATACTGGTTCCCATGCAAGCAGAATATTGCTGATAAAGCCGATTCTGTTTTTTTGAATATCAGTGTTCCAAAGCATTTGAAAGTTGGTTCGAATGGTGTACTAATCGATGTGGTAGATATTGATTCGGGTTTTCATCAATTTCAATGGAAGTCGCTTTATCCGACATCCTATTTTCTGGTGTCGGTATCTGTGGGTAATTACATTGACTACTCTTTTGAGGTTGAATTGCCTTATGCTGAGACTTCGCTTCCTGTGGTGAACTATATTTATAACGATAGCATTTACCTTCGAACCAATAAACCAGACATTGATACTACAGCTCATCTGATTCGTCTTTTTTCAGAATTATTCGGCCCTTATCCATTCATTAAAGAGAAATACGGACATTGCGTGGCTCCTATGGGAGGTGGTATGGAGCACCAAACTATGACTACACTTGGTAATTTTGGTTTTGATTTGGTTGCGCATGAACTGGCCCACCAATGGTTTGGCAATATGGTAAGTTGTTCGCACTGGAACCATATCTGGATTCATGAAGGCTTTGCCTCCTATTGCGAATACCTTGCGCTGGAATTTTCCGGATACCCCGATGAAGCTGCCCTATGGCTTGAAGATGCAATGGAAAGAGCGAGCCAGGCCCATTATGGCAGCGTGTATATTCCGGATAGCCTTGTAAATGATGTATCGCGTATTTTCAGTCATCAGCTTTCCTATAAAAAAGGGGCAGTGCTGGTTCACATGTTAAGATGCGAGATAAACAACGACACCCTCTTTTTTGATTTACTAAAGGCATTTTTGCAAGAATATGCCTACCGGGTAGCATCAGCCGACGATTTTAAAATGCTTGCCGAAACCATCACCGGTCGATCATTCGAAATGTTTTTTCGGCAATGGTATTACGGTTCGGGGTATCCCATTATCGAAGCAGAATGGCAGCAATGCGGCGAAATATTGAAAATCCGGGTTCAGCAAAGCCCCATAAAAGGTTCAAGCAGTGATTTTTTTCAATTTTCACTCCCTTGTCTTGTTACAACAGAGATTGGCGATACTTTGGTTTACCTTGAATTGTATGCTGTTGAATCAGAATTTGAGATTAACCTGAAGCAATCTGTGCACGAAATCATGCCCGATCCGGAGAATAATTATTTAATTCAGACTGACAGAATAAACCAGAAACCTTGCAACGATGATTAG
- a CDS encoding phosphatase PAP2 family protein, producing the protein MNTIIRKNSAFIIPFVLLWSALALILVLFTKSEIHLFLNQFHSEFFDWFFRLITHLGDGLFLTFVAVFYLFISFRRALTLGLAGILTALFIQMLKRGVYDQALRPKAYFEGLSSLYLVPGVEVHEYYSFPSGHTATAFCLFFLLAVFISHKSAQVLLFLTFILVAYSRVYLSQHFLVDIYFGALTGLITAFLGISILNKAKWPWLDQSILSLIRKP; encoded by the coding sequence ATGAATACTATTATCCGCAAAAACAGCGCTTTTATTATACCTTTTGTGCTTCTTTGGAGCGCATTGGCTTTGATTCTGGTATTGTTTACGAAATCTGAAATTCATTTATTCCTTAATCAATTTCATTCCGAATTTTTCGATTGGTTTTTTCGGCTCATAACCCATCTTGGCGATGGTTTATTTTTAACTTTTGTTGCAGTATTTTATTTATTTATCTCATTCCGAAGGGCTTTAACTCTGGGCCTTGCAGGTATTCTTACCGCCCTTTTTATTCAAATGCTAAAGCGAGGAGTTTATGACCAGGCACTTAGACCAAAAGCCTACTTCGAAGGTTTATCTTCGCTTTATCTTGTGCCCGGAGTAGAGGTGCATGAGTATTATAGTTTCCCTTCGGGCCATACTGCTACTGCTTTTTGTTTGTTTTTTCTGCTTGCTGTTTTTATTTCGCACAAAAGTGCCCAAGTCCTTCTTTTCCTCACTTTTATTCTGGTAGCCTATTCGCGGGTATACCTTTCGCAACATTTTTTGGTTGATATTTATTTTGGGGCACTTACTGGCTTAATTACAGCTTTTTTAGGTATAAGTATTTTAAACAAGGCCAAATGGCCATGGCTCGATCAATCTATTCTATCACTGATAAGAAAACCATGA
- a CDS encoding glycosyltransferase family 39 protein yields MARSIYSITDKKTMNKDIKNVASLAVLSLLFFVPFIGHVHLFDWDEINFAESAREMLLTGDYLRVQIFFEPFWEKPPLFIWLQAYSMHLFGINEFAARFPNAIAGFFTLISLYLIGKQLINARFGMIWALVYGSALLPFFYFKSGIIDPWFNLFIFLGIYFYIKAQIIQTSKEKYLPIILSALFIGLAVLTKGPVAILIFGLVAIILLFKEKFKLHLRSSQVIVFVLMLTFVGGFWFLLQIFTGNWQTVVDFFVYQVRLFKTEDAGHGGFLLYHFVILFFGVFPASAFAIYAHKKREGFNAPTAYFRTGMLILLWVVLILFTIVKTKIVHYSSLAYFPISFLAAYALYYLITSAKRLPIWIFLIQQITGLLISLAVMLLPLFDRYKQWFIDTGKITHSFTVGNLQANPGWMGWEWTIGLMLLAGILFALLWMRKGRVQKGLYLMAASCAFFMFFALLFVVPKIEKYSQNAAIEFMKSKSVEDVYVGTLYKSYAMLFYTNAKPVENKDIYRIGWLLRGPIDKDAYFIVRKDKLEENLKAYPELSIVEEKNGYVFLLRRAKVNENQ; encoded by the coding sequence ATGGCTCGATCAATCTATTCTATCACTGATAAGAAAACCATGAACAAAGACATTAAGAATGTAGCTTCTTTAGCCGTGCTTTCATTGTTGTTTTTTGTTCCCTTTATTGGTCATGTGCATTTGTTCGACTGGGATGAGATCAATTTTGCCGAATCGGCGCGCGAGATGCTTCTTACAGGCGATTATCTGAGGGTGCAGATTTTTTTTGAACCTTTTTGGGAGAAGCCACCCTTGTTTATCTGGCTGCAAGCCTATAGCATGCATCTGTTTGGTATTAACGAGTTTGCAGCACGCTTTCCGAATGCAATTGCTGGTTTTTTTACCCTGATTAGCTTATACCTGATTGGTAAACAGCTTATCAATGCGCGCTTTGGTATGATATGGGCCCTGGTTTATGGTAGTGCTCTGTTGCCGTTTTTTTACTTCAAATCAGGCATTATCGATCCCTGGTTTAACCTTTTCATCTTTCTGGGAATTTATTTCTATATAAAGGCACAAATAATCCAGACTTCGAAGGAGAAGTATCTGCCAATTATCTTATCTGCTTTATTTATTGGTTTAGCTGTTCTAACCAAGGGGCCGGTGGCTATCCTTATCTTCGGACTGGTTGCCATCATCTTGTTGTTCAAAGAGAAATTTAAGCTTCATCTTAGGAGCAGTCAAGTGATTGTGTTTGTACTTATGCTCACTTTTGTAGGTGGCTTCTGGTTTCTCTTGCAGATATTCACCGGTAACTGGCAAACGGTGGTTGATTTTTTTGTTTACCAGGTGCGTTTGTTTAAAACCGAAGATGCCGGGCATGGAGGGTTTTTACTATACCATTTTGTGATTTTATTTTTTGGCGTTTTTCCTGCTTCTGCTTTTGCCATTTATGCCCATAAAAAGAGGGAGGGTTTTAATGCACCCACTGCTTATTTCAGAACCGGAATGCTTATTCTACTCTGGGTGGTGCTGATACTATTTACAATTGTTAAAACCAAAATTGTACATTATTCGTCTTTAGCCTATTTCCCCATCTCGTTTCTTGCTGCTTATGCCTTATATTATCTTATTACTTCAGCCAAACGACTTCCAATATGGATTTTTCTGATACAACAAATTACTGGGCTACTTATATCGTTGGCAGTAATGCTGTTACCACTTTTTGATCGCTATAAACAATGGTTTATCGATACAGGCAAAATAACTCACTCTTTTACAGTTGGCAACCTGCAGGCCAATCCCGGATGGATGGGATGGGAGTGGACAATAGGTTTAATGTTGCTTGCGGGAATACTATTCGCGCTTTTATGGATGCGCAAAGGCAGGGTACAGAAAGGCTTATACCTGATGGCAGCATCGTGTGCGTTTTTTATGTTTTTTGCCCTTTTATTCGTGGTTCCTAAAATCGAAAAGTATTCTCAGAATGCAGCCATCGAATTTATGAAGTCGAAAAGTGTGGAGGATGTGTATGTAGGCACTTTGTATAAGAGTTATGCCATGTTGTTTTATACCAACGCCAAGCCCGTTGAGAACAAAGATATTTATAGAATTGGCTGGTTGCTCAGAGGGCCGATTGACAAAGATGCTTATTTTATTGTGCGCAAAGATAAGCTCGAGGAAAATCTAAAAGCCTATCCCGAACTTAGTATTGTAGAAGAAAAAAATGGATATGTATTCCTGCTACGGCGGGCAAAAGTTAATGAAAATCAATAA
- a CDS encoding glycosyltransferase family 2 protein produces the protein MINNKRVTVVLPAYNAEKTLEVTYNEIPFDIVDEVILVDDKSRDNTIEKARQLGIKHIVEHSQNKGYGGNQKSCYNRALELNSDIVVMLHPDYQYTPKLIHSMCYLIANEVYEVVLGSRILGKGALKGGMPIYKYIANRILTLSQNVLMNQKLSEYHTGYRAFSGKVLRSIDYNLNSDDFVFDNQMLAQIFYAGFEIAEITCPTKYFDDASSINIQRSAKYGMGVLWVSFSYFLQKMKIARFKIFELPRK, from the coding sequence ATGATTAATAATAAACGTGTTACGGTTGTCTTGCCGGCTTATAATGCCGAAAAAACGCTTGAGGTAACCTACAACGAAATCCCTTTTGACATTGTCGACGAAGTGATTCTTGTTGATGATAAAAGCCGTGACAATACCATCGAAAAGGCTCGTCAATTAGGTATCAAACACATTGTGGAACATAGTCAGAATAAAGGATATGGCGGTAACCAGAAATCGTGCTATAACAGAGCCCTGGAGCTTAATTCAGACATTGTGGTGATGCTGCACCCCGATTACCAGTATACTCCCAAACTTATTCATTCCATGTGTTACCTGATTGCCAACGAAGTATATGAGGTGGTTTTAGGTTCACGAATTCTTGGTAAAGGTGCCCTTAAAGGAGGAATGCCCATCTATAAATACATTGCAAACCGTATTCTTACCTTAAGTCAAAATGTGCTCATGAACCAAAAACTTTCGGAATATCACACGGGTTACAGGGCTTTTTCAGGCAAGGTACTGAGGAGTATCGATTATAACCTTAATTCGGACGATTTTGTTTTTGATAACCAGATGCTTGCACAGATTTTTTATGCGGGTTTCGAAATAGCCGAGATTACTTGTCCTACTAAGTATTTCGATGATGCCTCGTCGATCAACATACAGCGAAGTGCCAAATATGGAATGGGCGTGTTATGGGTTTCCTTTTCTTATTTTTTGCAAAAGATGAAAATTGCACGCTTTAAAATCTTTGAATTACCAAGGAAATAG
- a CDS encoding alkaline phosphatase — protein sequence MKKIFNLSVLILFFGTLQAQMAAVSGTTEVRNIIILVGDGMGIAQVQAAMSVSKDKLNIERAQFTGFSKTYSADDYTTDSGAGATAIFTGKKTYNTAISVDINFNSLKSISQYAHEAGHVTGTVVSCDLVHATPAAFNTQNARRSNYGEIAQSYLLSNADVLIGGGSRLFDSLGLTAAFRKKGYMVEKSLEALNASTDRPVLVQPFEEHAPKMSEGRGSYLPDATRFALEKLNRHEKGFLLMIEGSQIDWGGHANDIDYVISELLDFDQCVGAAFDFADANPGTLVIVTADHETGGLTLIDFDDETKKLIYNFSTSNHTGVMVPVFAYGTGANNFTGIMENTDLFYKMMAAFGLQP from the coding sequence ATGAAAAAAATATTCAACTTATCGGTTCTTATTTTATTCTTCGGCACTCTGCAGGCTCAAATGGCTGCAGTTTCAGGCACCACTGAAGTGCGCAACATAATAATTCTTGTTGGTGACGGAATGGGAATTGCACAGGTGCAAGCTGCCATGAGTGTATCAAAAGATAAGCTAAATATCGAGCGGGCGCAGTTTACAGGTTTCTCAAAAACATACTCGGCCGATGATTATACTACCGATTCAGGTGCAGGAGCCACTGCTATTTTTACAGGAAAAAAAACATACAATACAGCTATTTCAGTCGATATTAACTTTAATTCTTTGAAATCAATTTCGCAATATGCCCACGAAGCAGGACATGTTACAGGTACTGTCGTAAGTTGTGACCTTGTCCATGCCACCCCGGCTGCTTTTAATACACAGAATGCGCGGCGAAGTAATTATGGCGAAATTGCTCAGTCTTATCTCTTATCCAATGCTGATGTGCTCATTGGTGGAGGTTCCCGGCTTTTTGACTCACTTGGTTTAACCGCAGCCTTTCGTAAAAAAGGATACATGGTAGAAAAATCTTTGGAGGCTCTAAACGCTTCAACTGACCGGCCAGTGCTTGTTCAGCCCTTTGAGGAACATGCTCCTAAAATGAGTGAAGGACGCGGCAGTTATCTTCCAGATGCTACTCGTTTTGCTTTGGAAAAGCTTAATCGCCACGAGAAGGGATTTTTACTTATGATCGAGGGTTCTCAAATTGATTGGGGCGGGCATGCCAATGACATCGATTATGTGATTTCGGAATTACTCGATTTTGACCAATGCGTGGGGGCTGCATTTGATTTTGCCGATGCCAACCCTGGTACCCTCGTAATCGTTACAGCAGACCATGAAACTGGTGGGCTAACCTTGATTGATTTCGATGACGAAACTAAAAAGCTTATTTATAATTTTTCTACTTCCAATCACACCGGTGTAATGGTTCCTGTGTTTGCTTACGGTACTGGGGCAAATAATTTCACCGGAATCATGGAAAATACCGATTTGTTTTATAAAATGATGGCAGCTTTCGGTCTGCAGCCATAA